The Pseudomonas sp. FP2309 genome has a window encoding:
- the apaG gene encoding Co2+/Mg2+ efflux protein ApaG, with protein MSDPRYQIDVSVVTRFLADQSQPEHNRFAFAYTVTVKNNGLVPAKLLSRHWVITDGDGQVEEVRGAGVVGQQPLIDIGASHTYSSGTVMTSKVGTMQGSYQMKATDGQLFDAIIAPFRLAVPGSLH; from the coding sequence ATGTCCGATCCTCGCTACCAGATCGACGTCAGCGTCGTCACCCGCTTCCTGGCGGACCAATCGCAACCCGAACACAATCGCTTCGCCTTTGCCTACACCGTCACGGTGAAAAACAACGGGCTGGTACCCGCCAAGCTGTTGTCACGCCACTGGGTCATCACCGACGGTGATGGTCAGGTCGAAGAAGTGCGCGGCGCAGGCGTTGTTGGCCAACAACCGTTGATCGACATTGGCGCCAGCCACACCTACAGCAGCGGTACGGTCATGACCTCCAAGGTCGGCACCATGCAAGGGTCGTATCAGATGAAAGCCACCGATGGCCAACTGTTCGACGCGATCATCGCGCCGTT